From the Rhodothermales bacterium genome, the window ACGAATCGTCGGTACTTAGGTCTGACTACCGACGTAATGTAACACCTGCGGGGCGTTCGATTTCTCGGCTGGATGAAAGAAAACCCCCTGGCTGTTTGAAAGGTTGGGTGCTGGGTGCTGGTCCTTCGCTTGATGATCGACTCCGGGAAGGGAGAGTTGCTCCCATCTCTGTTACTAACAGGATTGGTACAATCCAGGCTTCGCCTATCGAGACACAGCGCGGAAGCTGCTGAAAGTCTCAGTGCGGCGGCACGGACGGCGGGATCGCGTCTGGCACCAGTTGGAGGCGAAGCGCGAGGTCCCATATCGTGCTTCGAGTTTGGGCTAAGCCAGGGTAGCAAGCAATGATCTCGCTTAGCCTGAACCGGAAAGCGTGCCGTTCTGCGTGTCGTGGAGGTCGGCGTTACCGCTCGTCGTGCCTCAGGTACGGCGGCATCTCGCCGTAGACGTCGCGGTAGGCCAGCACGACCTGGGGCGGCTCGTCCACGGCTCGCCGCTGTACCTCCTCGTTCCCCTCGCTGAGGTCGCGAAGCACGGCGTTCTCGTGGGCTTCATCCTCCTGCTCTCGAAGCCCGTCGAGGATGACCGCGCCTGGATCGTAGGCGGAGGGGTCTTCATCATCCCGGTCTTCGCCAGGAGAGTTAAACTGGAAGAGGTAGATCGCGGGCGGCGCATATCGCCACGTGCAACCGCGCGCCTTCAGGCGCTTGAAGATGTGGACATAGAGTGGCCGTAGGAGCTCGTCGGGACCGCCCACGAGGCCCATGTAGAAGTCGAGGTAGTTGAAGGGGCGGTCGGTCCGGGGGGAGGCACCGGCGAGGCCCTCATCGGCGAGACGTGCGTTGAGGAACCGGGCGATGAAGTCGCCGCCGCCTCGCCAGGAGCCGAGGTCGTAGGTGCGCCCGTCGGGGCTCACGACCTCGTTGTTGTCCGAGAACACCTTCCACAGCGCATTCCCCAGCAAGCCGTACCACTGCACGTCGGGGGCGTCGTCGGTGGGAAGGTCCAGCTCGACGCCCTCGTTCTGAAGCCGGAGACGGAGGGCCTTCTCGTCCTCCATCAGGAAGGACAGGAGGTCGGCCGCGGCGGCGTCCGGTATGCGGTCTGGTTCTTCTGGGATCATGGTATCGTCGAAGGATCGGCGGGAGGGCACGTAGCCTCGGCGCGGAAACGGACGCCGAGTACATCGAGGATGCGCTGTGCCCGCTCCACGGAGATCCCGCGGTAATCGTTCTGCTCGTCCCGTTCGACCTCTCGCTCAGACGAGCCGAGGAGGTCGGCCAGCTCCTGCCTCGACAGCCCCCGCGCAATACGTGCGCCGACGAGCCACTGGCCTACGCCGGTGAGGGTGTGGAGAGGACCAAGATCGCCTCGACGCATCCGCTCGAATGCTTCTACGTCCTCCCTCAGTCCCGCCGTGAAGGAGAGGGTGGGTTGGAGCGCCCGTTCCACCTGGTCCGCGGGGAGCCCCTCGTGCACGAGGATCTGCCGCTGCCGGTCGGCGTCCGCAGCGCGGTCCTTCAGGGCTTCGAGGGCGTGTCGATACTCGTCGGTC encodes:
- a CDS encoding helix-turn-helix transcriptional regulator, coding for MICTTDEYRHALEALKDRAADADRQRQILVHEGLPADQVERALQPTLSFTAGLREDVEAFERMRRGDLGPLHTLTGVGQWLVGARIARGLSRQELADLLGSSEREVERDEQNDYRGISVERAQRILDVLGVRFRAEATCPPADPSTIP